One part of the Candidatus Saccharimonadales bacterium genome encodes these proteins:
- a CDS encoding FAD-binding oxidoreductase yields MNKVANYLQEHIVGEVLAANEVRKYFSTDGGVFEVMPALVVYPKNVQDVRKVARFSWQLAEKGHNLPITARGRGSDQGGAAIGRGVIMVFPAHMNRLLELDNKRKLARIQPGMNYRAFQESMHSHSLFLPPYPSSIDYATLGGAIANNTAGEKTVKYGSIRNYVENLEVVLANGEVIQTGRINKKELEKRKGLTTFEGEIYRQLDGLITDNWELIQTHLGSPKVSKNSAGYALGQVKLKDGSIDLTPLFVGSQGTLGIVTEAILRLEQYTPETTLFKINLENLEQAVAVVQSIMRLEPSALEVVDSNLLGFLDKVSPNRLKGLVEKPFPSLVLLAEFDDVNSRAQAKKSKKVQKWLQQQQMSFVVTQDAEEQQRLWSIRHSAAAVIWHVEGNKKALPIIEDGVVPREKFGEFVKNIYDLFQKYGLQVAIWGHAGDANLHLQPFLDLSLIGDRQKVFKIMEEYYDMVLKMGGSTCGEHNDGRLRAPFLPKVYGAEVYELFRQVKRIFDPYNILNPGVKIDVNLKDLVPILRHEYSMEHLADHLPRS; encoded by the coding sequence GTGAATAAGGTTGCAAATTATCTGCAAGAACATATCGTTGGTGAAGTTTTAGCAGCTAACGAAGTGCGCAAATATTTTTCTACTGACGGTGGTGTTTTCGAGGTAATGCCTGCGCTGGTGGTTTATCCTAAGAATGTTCAGGATGTGCGCAAAGTCGCTCGCTTTAGTTGGCAATTGGCCGAAAAAGGTCACAACTTACCGATTACAGCTCGTGGTCGAGGTAGCGACCAAGGTGGAGCGGCGATTGGTCGAGGTGTAATTATGGTCTTTCCTGCCCACATGAACCGTCTACTGGAACTCGATAATAAGCGAAAACTTGCCAGGATCCAACCGGGTATGAACTATCGTGCCTTTCAGGAGTCAATGCATAGCCATTCTTTGTTTTTGCCGCCGTATCCGAGTTCAATCGACTACGCAACTTTGGGTGGCGCAATCGCTAACAATACCGCTGGTGAAAAAACCGTAAAGTATGGATCGATCCGAAATTACGTAGAAAACTTGGAAGTGGTTTTGGCTAACGGAGAAGTTATTCAAACCGGGCGAATTAATAAAAAAGAACTCGAAAAGCGCAAAGGTTTAACAACTTTTGAGGGTGAGATTTATCGTCAGCTAGATGGTTTAATTACTGATAACTGGGAATTGATCCAGACACACTTGGGTTCGCCAAAAGTTAGTAAAAATTCCGCTGGCTACGCTCTGGGGCAAGTAAAGCTTAAAGACGGTTCCATTGATTTGACACCGCTTTTTGTTGGTTCGCAAGGGACGCTCGGAATTGTTACGGAGGCGATTTTGCGCCTAGAACAGTACACGCCCGAGACTACTTTATTTAAAATTAATCTGGAAAACTTAGAGCAAGCGGTGGCGGTGGTTCAAAGTATTATGCGGCTTGAGCCGAGCGCTCTTGAGGTAGTGGATAGCAATTTACTAGGGTTCCTCGATAAGGTGAGTCCTAATAGACTAAAAGGTCTGGTTGAAAAACCTTTCCCATCACTTGTTCTGCTCGCTGAGTTCGACGACGTAAATAGCCGTGCGCAAGCTAAAAAATCTAAAAAAGTCCAAAAATGGCTCCAGCAACAACAGATGAGCTTTGTGGTTACGCAAGACGCAGAAGAGCAGCAACGGTTATGGTCAATCCGGCATTCCGCTGCAGCGGTTATTTGGCATGTAGAAGGTAATAAAAAGGCTTTGCCAATCATCGAAGACGGAGTGGTTCCGCGCGAAAAGTTTGGTGAGTTTGTAAAAAATATTTACGATTTGTTCCAAAAATACGGACTACAAGTTGCAATATGGGGTCACGCAGGCGATGCAAATCTGCACTTACAGCCATTTTTAGACTTGAGTTTAATTGGTGACCGTCAAAAGGTGTTCAAGATTATGGAAGAGTACTACGACATGGTTTTAAAGATGGGCGGAAGCACTTGTGGAGAACATAACGACGGTCGTTTACGTGCGCCGTTTTTGCCAAAAGTTTATGGCGCCGAGGTTTACGAATTGTTCCGGCAGGTTAAACGAATTTTCGATCCGTATAACATACTGAACCCGGGAGTAAAAATTGACGTAAACTTAAAAGATTTAGTACCAATTTTACGTCACGAATATTCGATGGAACATTTGGCGGATCATTTGCCGCGATCGTAA
- the secG gene encoding preprotein translocase subunit SecG gives MNIINYVTIVSAVLMILAILLQQRGASLGAGFGSSGELFTTRRGVDKSLFDTTIVLAVIFVGSLVVGLLII, from the coding sequence ATGAATATTATAAATTACGTCACAATTGTTTCGGCCGTTTTAATGATATTGGCTATTTTGTTGCAACAACGTGGTGCCAGTTTAGGTGCGGGCTTTGGTAGTTCGGGGGAACTTTTTACGACTCGCCGAGGAGTAGATAAGAGTCTTTTTGACACGACAATTGTTTTGGCAGTTATTTTTGTTGGATCACTGGTTGTAGGTTTATTAATAATTTAG
- a CDS encoding peptide ABC transporter substrate-binding protein, with the protein MLRAPLNQLQEMTPSKRTIKGHLRRVERVTLRHAHRFIVQRAANLRDVSRKATAWIILILMFIGVTVWQQTVTAKTYTADIPSSGGVYSEGVFGTLDNLNPILASSAAERSGSRLLFAQLVTYNEQGNLVGELARTWHSTDDGKTYIVTLRDDALWQDGTPITADDVLFTFNLIKNADTRSPLYSSWRNIVVEKVDDKNIRFILPNPLASFENSLTVGILPMQALKDLLPSELRTADFNLRPTMASGPFVFQDSNVIEPGVHELLRLKANPNYFLGKPSLDGFNLHAYQDRDVMTTAFRTHEVASISDANAEQIKALQGVDFVETNSPLYHGTFAFLKNDSTILSDIRVRRALQAATDQQKILDLLQGRPQSLSGPLLPGQLGYRADYGQPGYDLARANQLLDEAGWVKGPDGIRSKDGRPLVLRIVTTSSGDFPAIAQAIMNQWQELGITFDSQIVRSEDIQENVIAPRSYDVLIYEIAIGRDPDVFAFWDTSQATERGFNLSDYKSGRADEALQSARIRLDAALRAAKYQSFVSIWTTDAAAVALFRPTLTYVQSENAVTFLPHPMVDQTDRYYNVRYWAPTRVPGNPTR; encoded by the coding sequence ATGTTACGCGCGCCGCTTAATCAGCTTCAAGAGATGACGCCAAGCAAGCGTACTATTAAAGGTCATTTAAGACGGGTTGAGCGCGTTACCCTGCGTCACGCGCACCGGTTTATTGTGCAGCGCGCCGCAAACCTACGTGACGTAAGTCGTAAGGCGACTGCCTGGATTATTTTGATTTTGATGTTCATTGGAGTTACGGTTTGGCAGCAAACTGTGACAGCGAAAACTTATACAGCCGATATCCCTAGCTCTGGCGGAGTTTACTCCGAAGGTGTTTTTGGTACCCTCGATAACTTAAACCCAATTTTAGCTAGCTCGGCGGCTGAAAGATCAGGCTCACGTTTATTATTCGCACAATTGGTAACCTACAACGAACAGGGTAACTTGGTTGGCGAACTCGCACGAACTTGGCACTCGACTGACGACGGAAAAACTTACATTGTCACGTTGCGCGATGATGCGCTTTGGCAGGACGGTACTCCGATTACCGCCGACGACGTTTTATTTACCTTTAATCTGATAAAAAACGCCGATACGCGCTCCCCACTTTATAGTAGCTGGCGAAACATTGTAGTAGAGAAGGTAGACGACAAAAATATTAGATTTATATTGCCCAATCCTCTCGCATCTTTCGAGAATTCATTAACGGTGGGAATCTTGCCGATGCAGGCGTTAAAAGATTTACTACCGTCGGAGCTTAGAACTGCCGATTTTAATCTTAGACCAACAATGGCTAGTGGTCCGTTTGTGTTTCAGGACTCAAACGTCATCGAGCCTGGCGTACATGAACTTTTGCGCTTAAAGGCAAATCCCAATTATTTTTTGGGAAAACCAAGCTTGGACGGATTCAACCTGCATGCTTACCAGGATCGTGACGTTATGACGACGGCATTTAGGACGCACGAGGTTGCAAGTATCAGCGATGCAAATGCTGAGCAAATTAAAGCTTTGCAGGGTGTGGATTTTGTTGAGACAAACTCACCGCTTTATCACGGCACCTTCGCATTTTTAAAGAATGATTCAACAATTTTGTCTGATATTAGAGTACGGCGTGCCCTGCAGGCTGCGACTGATCAACAAAAGATTCTTGATTTACTACAAGGACGACCTCAATCTCTTAGTGGTCCACTTTTGCCAGGTCAGCTGGGGTATAGGGCAGACTATGGTCAGCCGGGCTACGATTTGGCACGAGCTAACCAATTACTTGATGAAGCCGGCTGGGTAAAAGGTCCGGATGGGATAAGAAGCAAAGATGGTCGACCACTAGTTTTGCGAATAGTTACGACGAGTAGTGGTGATTTTCCGGCTATCGCTCAGGCAATAATGAATCAGTGGCAAGAGCTTGGAATTACATTTGACTCGCAAATTGTACGCTCCGAAGATATTCAAGAAAATGTAATTGCCCCTCGTAGTTACGATGTTCTAATTTACGAGATTGCAATTGGTCGCGACCCTGATGTTTTTGCATTTTGGGACACTAGTCAGGCGACCGAACGCGGCTTTAACTTGTCGGATTATAAGTCTGGTCGCGCCGACGAAGCCCTGCAATCAGCAAGGATTCGTTTAGATGCGGCGTTGCGAGCTGCCAAGTATCAGTCATTTGTAAGCATATGGACGACAGACGCCGCGGCCGTTGCGTTGTTTAGACCAACATTAACATATGTGCAAAGCGAAAACGCTGTAACCTTTTTACCACACCCTATGGTTGACCAAACAGATCGCTATTACAATGTTCGATATTGGGCGCCAACCCGAGTCCCTGGTAATCCAACCCGATAG
- a CDS encoding MazG nucleotide pyrophosphohydrolase domain-containing protein, which translates to MSKLKFSDAPTLKEVQQYTLDMERERGFADEHVSGKCLLLVEEVGELVKAIRKSHFGIAQDVNKKYEHDVEGEIADILIVLNCIANKLGVDVEQALRDKEEKNKKRVWK; encoded by the coding sequence ATGAGTAAGCTTAAATTTTCAGATGCACCAACTTTAAAAGAGGTTCAACAATATACCCTAGACATGGAACGCGAACGCGGATTCGCTGATGAGCATGTTTCGGGCAAATGTTTGTTACTTGTAGAAGAAGTGGGTGAGTTAGTGAAAGCGATTCGTAAGTCACATTTTGGAATCGCTCAAGATGTAAATAAAAAGTATGAACACGATGTCGAAGGCGAAATTGCCGACATTTTGATTGTGTTAAATTGCATTGCCAATAAACTTGGGGTCGATGTAGAACAGGCACTACGCGACAAAGAAGAGAAAAATAAAAAGCGCGTTTGGAAATAG